From Gloeocapsa sp. PCC 73106, one genomic window encodes:
- a CDS encoding helix-turn-helix domain-containing protein, which yields MKSRYNYRVYPTSQQKTLLSQLF from the coding sequence ATGAAATCCAGATACAACTATAGAGTATACCCTACCTCACAACAAAAGACACTCTTGTCCCAGTTATTTG
- a CDS encoding EAL domain-containing response regulator, translating to MKKTSILIVDDEPDNFDVIEAFLSGQDYQLHYADSGSEAIASLNILQPDLILLDVMMPGTDGIELCRRIKAMPQWKSVPIVMVTALAGKQTLARCLDVGADDFISKPFNRLELIARIGSMLRIHDQYQQLNALNTELETLVQQKTAQLQALIFEDALTDLPTRYHLLQLLSKALECKTSNVAIAYLDCDQFKLVNGAFGYLVGNQLLQAIAARLKSLLRPGDVLARVGEDEFCFLLHNIPDEKILNFWIQEVLQAFDTTFEVDNYQIFMSVCIGVALSNNTYDQPETLLQAADTAMYKAKLRGKGCYQIFDHQMYVATLLRITLENDLQQALEHHEFVAYYQPIFSLVTNNLVGFEALVRWQHPQRGMLSAGEFIPCMEETGQVVRVGILVLRQACQQLQAWHQLGWSELTMSVNLSVRQFASSTLLTDIDQIIAETGINPACLKLEITESVIMQNAEAAIQLTEKLRSRQIQICIDDFGTGYSSLGYLHRFPIDILKIDRSFVSQIEPGNRHYQVVQTIITLSNQLGLTVVAEGIETQEQLQYLQELGSEFGQGYLFSRPIPAEMIEKIFLKDCDKRRFNVSFES from the coding sequence ATGAAGAAAACATCGATTTTGATTGTTGATGATGAACCAGATAATTTTGACGTCATTGAAGCTTTTTTGAGCGGTCAAGATTATCAGTTGCATTACGCAGACAGCGGTTCTGAGGCGATCGCCTCCCTGAACATACTTCAGCCGGATCTCATTTTGCTCGATGTGATGATGCCAGGTACCGATGGTATTGAACTCTGCCGACGTATTAAAGCCATGCCCCAGTGGAAGTCAGTACCTATAGTTATGGTCACAGCCTTAGCCGGCAAGCAAACCCTAGCCCGATGTCTAGATGTGGGAGCCGATGACTTTATTAGTAAACCTTTTAATCGTTTAGAATTAATCGCCAGGATTGGTTCTATGCTCCGTATTCATGATCAATATCAGCAGCTGAATGCCTTAAATACTGAGCTTGAAACTTTGGTACAACAGAAAACGGCCCAGTTGCAGGCTCTGATCTTTGAAGACGCTCTCACTGATTTACCCACCCGATATCATTTACTGCAACTGTTGTCTAAAGCTCTAGAATGCAAAACCTCTAACGTGGCGATCGCCTATCTAGACTGTGACCAGTTTAAGTTAGTTAATGGCGCCTTTGGCTATCTCGTGGGGAACCAACTGCTTCAAGCTATTGCAGCACGGCTAAAAAGCCTCCTGCGCCCGGGTGATGTACTCGCTAGAGTAGGAGAAGACGAGTTTTGTTTTTTGCTTCATAACATTCCGGATGAGAAAATCTTAAATTTCTGGATTCAGGAGGTTCTTCAAGCATTCGATACTACTTTTGAGGTTGATAATTATCAAATCTTTATGTCCGTCTGTATAGGTGTTGCTTTGAGTAATAATACTTATGACCAGCCGGAAACTCTGTTACAGGCGGCTGATACGGCAATGTACAAGGCTAAACTGCGAGGGAAGGGCTGTTATCAAATCTTTGATCACCAGATGTATGTAGCTACTCTCCTACGTATCACTCTTGAAAATGATTTACAACAAGCTTTAGAGCATCATGAATTTGTCGCCTATTATCAACCTATTTTCAGTCTCGTTACCAACAATTTAGTTGGTTTTGAAGCCCTGGTGCGCTGGCAACACCCTCAACGGGGTATGCTTTCAGCGGGAGAATTTATTCCCTGTATGGAAGAAACGGGGCAGGTGGTACGGGTGGGGATATTAGTGTTGCGTCAAGCGTGTCAGCAACTTCAGGCTTGGCATCAACTGGGTTGGTCAGAGTTGACTATGAGCGTGAATCTATCGGTACGCCAGTTTGCTTCCTCTACCCTCTTGACGGATATTGACCAAATCATAGCCGAAACGGGGATCAATCCGGCTTGTCTAAAACTGGAAATTACCGAAAGCGTGATTATGCAGAATGCAGAGGCGGCTATCCAACTCACCGAAAAACTGCGATCGCGTCAAATTCAGATCTGCATCGATGACTTTGGGACTGGATATTCTTCTCTGGGTTACTTGCATCGCTTTCCCATCGATATCCTCAAGATTGATCGCTCTTTTGTCAGTCAGATTGAACCGGGAAACCGCCACTATCAAGTTGTTCAAACTATTATCACTCTGAGTAATCAACTGGGGCTAACCGTTGTTGCTGAAGGTATTGAAACACAGGAGCAACTGCAGTATCTCCAGGAATTGGGTTCGGAGTTTGGTCAAGGTTATCTGTTTTCTCGACCTATTCCTGCTGAGATGATTGAGAAAATATTTTTGAAAGATTGCGATAAAAGAAGGTTTAACGTGTCTTTTGAGTCCTAA